One region of Miscanthus floridulus cultivar M001 chromosome 19, ASM1932011v1, whole genome shotgun sequence genomic DNA includes:
- the LOC136525761 gene encoding uncharacterized protein, which produces MPKAAWEMVTVPKKDGGLGIIDLQKQNEALLMKNLHKIFNKLDIPWVHLVWEKHYRNGKLPGTQRKGSFWWRNNLKILEKYRELTVVQVQNGQSCLLWKDNWIDGSVRAAKLKYPELYSFAKNNNISISNALVNNLPNHLFHLPLSTLAFSQLQALRGNLEDLNALLKDLVTEENLPQKTD; this is translated from the exons ATGCCTAAGGCAGCATGGGAAATGGTAACAGTACCAAAGAAAGATGGAGGCCTGGGTATCATTGATCTCCAAAAGCAAAATGAAGCACTCCTGATGAAGAACCTCCACAAAATTTTCAACAAGCTGGACATCCCTTGGGTGCACTTAGTCTGGGAAAAACATTATAGAAATGGAAAACTGCCAGGAACACAAAGAAAGGGGAGCTTCTGGTGGAGAAATAATCTGAAGATACTGGAAAAATACAGAGAGTTAACTGTTGTGCAAGTTCAAAATGGACAATCTTGTTTGCTTTGGAAAGATAATTGGATAGATGGATCTGTTAGAGCAGCCAAGCTAAAGTACCCAGAATTATATTCCTTTGCAAAAAATAACAACATTTCTATCAGCAATGCTCTGGTCAACAATCTGCCCAATCACCTGTTCCATTTACCCCTGTCAACTTTGGCCTTTTCACAACTTCAGGCACTGAGAGGAAACCTGGAAGATCTGAAT gCTCTGCTCAAAGATTTGGTTACTGAAGAAAACCTGCCGCAGAAGACTGACTGA
- the LOC136525763 gene encoding glutamate receptor 2.8-like, protein MEWWPRRCRLTVALLLVLLAVAHRDVLAGAAVPPGTGGVHTDPHRIGGAGASGDDDVVTQASAPAEGTHGRELARKNSGTASRGCEKKLRIAVPHKSGFKAFVNITHPNTERQKVTGYSIDIFKAAMEMLQPSPQYEFYAFNGSYDELVRSVSLKVFDAAVGDVTITPERIREADFTMPYAQSGLSLLMLSENDSKTIQWIFLEPLTKELWFATVGGFLFTGFVVWMIELPKNPEYQGSRQRQFSTASYFAFSTLTFSHDQIIRSPLSKIVVVIWCFAVLVVVQSYTANLSSMLTAKRLRPLVTDLNQLLHNGDYVGYQHGGFTRSFLIKQGFPLNRIKAYSNQEEYAEALRKGSKNGGVSAILDEIPYLTYFLSNPQYKKEFQMVNRMYKTLGLGFAFPLSSPLVHNLSIAILSLTGEYEGPQIEERWLGPAAPSVGDSPISGFTALTLRSFSGLFIITGCISALMLLITIVRLAYAKYKRSKGSELQNADGCAGSVCLGESIQLQNDRGDGSVPDQHLHEIRDNNYQNSKEGNGSAADIEAGPMQNGMYNGPVPADCVRIEMGSTGQGVGMSV, encoded by the exons ATGGAGTGGTGGCCGCGGCGCTGCCGGCTCACCGTCGCTTTGCTGCTCGTCCTGCTCGCAGTCGCGCATCGGGACGTGTTGGCTGGGGCGGCGGTGCCGCCGGGAACCGGCGGCGTGCACACGGACCCGCACCGTATCGGTGGTGCTGGTGCAAGCGGAGATGATGATGTCGTCACCCAAGCAAGCGCACCTGCCG AGGGAACACATGGCAGAGAATTAGCGAGAAAAAACTCAGGGACGGCGTCCAGAGGCTGTGAGAAGAAACTCAGGATTGCTGTGCCACATAAATCTGGTTTCAAAgcttttgtgaatattactcatCCTAACACTGAGAGACAAAAGGTCACTGGATACAGCATTGATATCTTCAAAGCTGCTATGGAGATGCTACAGCCTAGTCCACAATATGAGTTTTATGCCTTCAATGGTTCTTATGATGAGCTAGTACGCAGTGTATCTCTAAAG GTGTTTGATGCAGCAGTTGGTGATGTGACCATAACCCCTGAACGAATCAGGGAGGCGGATTTTACAATGCCATATGCACAGTCTGGTTTGTCCTTGCTTATGCTCTCCGAGAATGACTCCAAAACAATCCAGTGGATATTTTTAGAGCCCCTAACAAAGGAACTTTGGTTCGCTACTGTGGGCGGCTTCTTGTTCACTGGCTTTGTTGTGTGGATGATTGAACTGCCCAAGAATCCTGAGTACCAAGGATCAAGACAGAGACAATTCAGCACTGCTTCCTACTTTGCTTTCTCCACTTTGACCTTCTCCCATG ATCAAATAATTAGAAGCCCTCTGTCAAAAATTGTTGTTGTGATATGGTGCTTTGCGGTGCTGGTTGTAGTGCAGAGCTACACCGCAAACTTATCATCAATGCTAACTGCAAAGAGGCTCCGGCCATTGGTGACTGATCTCAATCAGCTGTTACACAATGGTGACTATGTTGGATACCAGCATGGAGGATTTACTCGATCCTTTTTGATAAAGCAAGGTTTCCCATTGAATAGGATAAAGGCCTACAGCAATCAAGAAGAATATGCTGAAGCTCTGAGGAAGGGGTCTAAGAATGGAGGGGTATCGGCTATTCTCGATGAGATTCCCTATTTGACTTATTTCCTCTCCAACCCTCAATACAAGAAAGAATTCCAGATGGTTAATCGCATGTACAAGACCCTTGGACTTGGTTTC GCATTTCCCCTGAGCTCTCCACTGGTACATAATCTCTCGATCGCCATCTTGAGCCTGACAGGAGAGTATGAGGGCCCACAAATTGAAGAGAGATGGCTTGGCCCAGCTGCACCATCTGTGGGTGACAGTCCGATCAGTGGTTTCACGGCACTCACTTTGAGGAGTTTCTCTGGTCTCTTCATTATCACTGGATGTATCTCAGCTCTCATGCTGCTCATAACCATTGTCAGATTGGCCTATGCAAAGTACAAAAGATCTAAAGGTTCTGAATTGCAAAATGCTGATGGGTGCGCTGGAAGTGTATGTCTTGGTGAGTCCATTCAGCTACAAAATGACAGGGGAGATGGCTCTGTACCCGATCAACATCTACATGAAATCAGGGATAACAATTACCAAAATTCCAAGGAAGGCAATGGAAGTGCCGCTGATATAGAGGCTGGTCCAATGCAGAATGGCATGTACAATGGTCCTGTGCCTGCTGATTGTGTCCGGATCGAGATGGGAAGTACTGGCCAAGGTGTTGGCATGTCCGTTTAG